Within Paenibacillus albicereus, the genomic segment CTCGTCCGCGACCTTCCCCGGATCAGCCTGCCGGTGCGCGATCAGGCCCGGCAGCAGGATCGCCGCCGCCGTCAGCGCCGCGAGCGCCGACAGCGTCCAGGGCGATGGATTCTGCGGCATTCGGCGGATAGCGGCGGCGCCTTTGACGCCCGCTCTGCTGCACGGGCTTTCCGCTTCGCCGGATTCGGCCCTTTCTTGCCGCGCGGCGCGTTGCGATGATTCTCGTCGAGCCCTCTCTTCCTGCCTCTTATCCTGGCAGGGCGTTCTCTCGCTCTTCTTCCCGCCGTCCGGCAACGATCGATCGTTTCCCGCCGTCACTGGGCCTGATGCCTGCTGCCTTTCCTCGTCTTCCTGGACGGCCCCGCTCCCAGCCGGGCGCGCGTGCTCCCTCTCCTGCCGCATTGTCCGCATGTCCCCTTTCCCCCCGCTGCCGGCGTCTTCCGCCCGACTAGCGGCTCCTTCTACTTCCAGCTTGTTTTCTAAGACTATGAGAGGGGAATCATAGAATAGAACAGAGGAAGCGTCGTGGGAAACGAGGATGCATGCGATCCGCTCCGGCCGCCTTGGACGGAACCACCCGCCGTTTAGGTTTCCTCCGGACGGGTTCGGCTCTCGCTGTCTTCGTCGGGAGCGGCCGCATCCGCCCAAGCGAGGCAGAATCGGAACGCGCTGCCACGGCCCGGTTCGCTCCGCACCTCGATGCGCGAGCCGTGAGCGTCGAGGATATGCTTGACGATCGACAGGCCGATGCCCGTGCCGCCTCGCCCGCCACGGGCTTCGTCGCTTTTGTAGAAGCGGTCCCAGATGCGGCTCGCCTGCTCCGCGCTCATGCCGATGCCCTCGTCCCGCACCGTGACGCAGGCGCTGTCCGGCCCGCGCTCGAGCGTGACATGGACGGTCGAGCCCGGAGGCGAGAACGCCATCGCATTCTGCAGCAGGTTGACCATCACCTGCTCCAGCCGGTGCGGGTCGCCGACGACGCGCACCTCGGCCGGCAGCCCGTCGATCTCGTACCGGACGCTGTGATGGCGGAACGTCGACTCCATGCGCGAGAGCAGCAGGCGGATCATTTCCGCGAGATCGAACTCGGACGGCACGACGTCGAACTGGCCGGCTTCGATTTGGGACATGTCCAAGAGATCGCTGACGAGCTTCATGAGGCGTACCGTCTGGTCCTGCGTGATGCGCAGGTAGCGGTCCGCCTTCCCTTGCGGAACGGTGCCGTCGAGGATCGCCTCGACATAGCCGTGGATCGACGTGAGCGGCGAGCGCAGATCATGGGAGACATTGGCCAGAAAGTCCCGCCGCATCTGCTCCAGCGCCCCGAGGTCGTCGGCCATCCGGTTCAGCGAGCCGGCCAGCTGCCCGAGCTCGTCGGCGGAGCGGTCGGCGATCTTCGTCTCGAAGCGCCCTTTGGCGAACTGCTCCGCGCCGAGGCTCATCCGCCGGATGCGACGCGTCATGTAGCGAGAGAATCCCCACGAGACGAGCACCGACACGGCGATGGCGATGCCGACGGCGAGGGCGTTCAGATTCTGCACGCGCCGGAATTCGCGCTGGAAGCCGGTCGACAGCGAGACGACGTAGCGATTGAGCGAAGGCACATACTGGGAGCTGACGATGAACGTGCCCGAGTCGCTCTCGACCGTCTCGGTGCGGGCCTCCGCGCTCCGGCCGATGCCCGCCGAGGCGATCAGCTGGCGGATGTCCGACACCGGCAGCGGCACCTGCCCGATCTGCATGTAGCGTCCGCTGCGCTCGATGATGAGGATGCTCTTCATCTGCGGCGGGACGACGAGCTGGAGCGCAGACCGGATCGAGTCGTCGCTCCAGCCGTCCCGGGCGGCCGTCTCCAGCAGCGTAATCGTACGGCGCAGCTCGGCTCCTTCGAGCCCTTGCCTCCGGTCGAGCATGTCGCGGCCGACGAGCTGCGACGAGACGAGATTGTAGACGAGGAACGTGACCGCCAGCGTCGAGAGCGAAATGAGCAGCAGCTTGGCGAAAATGCCGCCGAGCCCGATACGCCGAGCGACAGCGGCGGCCCCGGCCTTGAGCCTCCCGCCCAAGCTCGCCGCCTTGGCGTCGACCGCGCTCATGACGCCCCGGTCTCGAAGCGGTAGCCGACGCCGCGCACCGTTCCGATCCGCCAGGCGGGATGCTCTCCGATGCGGTCGCGGATCCGCTTGACATGCACGTCGACCGTGTTGGAATCGCCGAAGTAGTCCATTCCCCACACCGCCTGCAGCAGCTCGTCCCGCGAAAACACTTTGCCCGGGCGAGAGGCGAGGCAATACAGCAGCTCGACCTCCTTCGGCGCGCAGCCGGCGTCCTTGCCGCGGACAAGCACCCGGTACTCGGTCGCGTCGACGACCAGATCGGGAAATTCGGCGCTGTCCTTGTACAGCGTCGGATGCGACCGCTTCAGCACCGCGCGGATGCGCGCGATGAGCTCCTTCGGATCGAACGGCTTGACCAGATAGTCGTCGGCCCCGAGGGAGAAGCCTTTCAGCTTGTCGTAGCCCTCGCCTTTGCCGGTGAGAAAGATGATCGGCACCTTGCTCGCGCCTCGGATCTCCTCGCAGACGCTCCAGCCGTCCCGGCCGGGCAGCATGACGTCAAGCACGACCAGATCGGGAATCCGGTCGTAGAACAGGGCGAGGCCCGACGCGCCGTCATGCGCGACCGCGAAGCGGAAGCCGTACCGATCCAGATAAAGCTCAAGCAGGCCGGTAATGAGCGGATCGTCCTCGATGAGCAGGATCGACGGGGATTTCATGCGCATACCTCCCGGTTTAGTTGAAGCCGTCAGTCATGGCGCAGCGCGTCGACCGGCTTGAGCGAGGCCGCCTTGTTGGCGGGGAACAGGCCGAACGCGACGCCGACTAGCGCGGAAAAAGCGAACGCATACAGCACGATGTCGGATTCGATCTGCGTCGCCGTGCCGGTCCGCTGCAGGATGGCGGCTGCGCCGAACGCCGCCGCGATGCCGAGCGCCCCGCCGAGGCTGCTGATCGAAGCGGCTTCGACGAGGAACTGGAACAGCACGTCCCGCTTGCGCGCGCCGAGAGCTTTGCGGATGCCGATCTCGCGCGTGCGCTCGGTGACGGACACGAGCATGATGTTCATGATGCCGATGCCCCCGACGAGCAGGGAGATGGCGGCCACGCCGGCCATCATCGTGGACATCGTTTTCGACACGGACGTAGCGGTCTCCTTCAGCTCCTCCGAGTTGGTGATGCGATAGCTGTTCGTATTGCCCCGGAATACATCCGACAGCTTCGCCTCCAGCGCCGCCGTCACCGCGTCCATCCTTTCCTCCGAGGCCGCCTTGACCGCGACGGTCCGCACGCCCTCCGACTGGAACAGCCGCTGCGCCGTCGTGATCGGAAGGAGGATCTTCTCGTCGTTGGACGCGCCGAGCGAGGTGCCCTTCGGCTCCAGCAGGCCGACGACCTTGACCTTCACGCCGCTGAGCAGGATCGTCTCGCCGATCGGACTGACGCCGGGGCCGAACAGCTCCTCCGCCGTATCGATGCCGAGCAGCGCCACCTTGCTGTAGGCCTCCAGGTCGAGCGGCGCGATGAACCGGCCCTCCTGCGGGTGAAAGTCCTGCACGTCCTCGTAATCGGGCGTCACGCCCTCGACGGTGACGGACGACTCCGTCTGAACGCTGCCGTAGCGCGCGGACGCGCTTGCGCTGACCGTCGGCGACAAGCCTTCGATTCCGTCGATTCCGTCGCCGAGCTTCTCCGCCTGCGGCAGCGTGAGCGTCGTGCTGCTGCCGCGTCCGGTGACGTTCACCGACAGCATGTTCGTGCCGAGCCCTTGCAGCTGCGCGCTCACCTCATTGGCCGAGCCTTGCCCCATCGCCACGAGCGAGATGACGGTCGCGACGCCGATGAGGATGCCGAGCATCGACAGCGACGTGCGGAGCTTGTTAGCGAGAATGCTGCTCCAGGCCATGCGGATGCCTTGCGAAAGCTTCACGAGCGTCTCCTCCTTCCTCGGTCAGCAGGCCGTCCTTCATGAAGGCGATGCGCCCGGCCTTGGCCGCGACGTCCAGATCGTGCGTGATGAGCACGATCGTATGGCCTTGGCGGTTCAGCTCCTGCACGAGGCCGAGCACCTCGGCGCCGGTCTTCGTGTCGAGCGCGCCGGTCGGCTCGTCGGCGAGCAGGATCGGCGGATGGCCGACCAGCGCCCTCGCGATCGCCACCCGCTGCATCTGGCCGCCGGACAGCTGGTTCGGACGGTGGTCCATCCGATCGGCGAGGCCGACCTTGGCCAGCGCCGCCTCGGCCGCTTCCCGCCTTTCCTTGCCGGACAGCCCTCGGTAGACGAGAGGCAGCTCCACGTTTTCGCGGGCCGTCAGGCGGGGAAGCAGGTGGAAGCTCTGGAAAATGAAGCCGATGCCCCGATTGCGCACCTCCGCCAGCCGATTCTCGCTCAAGCCTCCGACCTCCTGGCCGTCCAGCACATAGCTGCCGGACGTCGGCGCGTCGAGGCAGCCGATGACGTTCATGAGCGTCGATTTGCCGGAGCCGGATGGACCGATGATCGCGAGGAAATCGCCCGCCATCACTTCCAGATCGACTCCATTCAGGATCGGCACCTCCTCGCCGGCCATCCGGTAGCTTTTACGCACGTCGCGGATGGAGATGAGCGGAGCTTCCCCCAAGGCTGCGGTCGGCGTGCCGAGAGCTGGCCCGCGCCGCATCAGCTGCGCCCTCCGCTCATGCCGCCGCCGAAGCCTCCTCCGCCTCCGCCCATGCCGCCCGGCATGACGCCGCCAAAGCTGCCCGCTCCATCTCCGAAGCGGAAGCCGCCCTGCGTCGAGGACGATCCGGTCGAGCCGCCGACCGTGCCGGTCGGCAGCGGCACGAGCACCGAATCGCCGACGGACAGGCCGGAGACGATCTGGGCATAGTCTTCGCTGACGAGGCCGACCTCGACCTCCTTCAGCTGGCCGCCGAGAGCCATGCGCGAGGCGCGGGAGCTGCCGGACTGGCCCGCCGAGGCTCCAGGCTGTCCGGCCGCTTCCGGCTGTCCTTCAGCCCCCGGCTGGATCGCCGCCCCAGCTTGACCGGCTGCTTCCGGCTGTCCGGCCGTTCCTGCCTGAGCGGCGGCTTCCGTTCCCGGCATGCCTTCCCCGCTTCCGGCCGGGCGCTCTCCACGCTGCCCTTGCCGCTGGCCTGGGCCTTGGCCCGATGCTCCGTCGGCTGCCGGCGCATCCGCGCTGCCTGCGGCTGCTGCTTCCGCGCCGCTTGCCGGCACGCGCACGTACGATTTGCCGGCCATCGTCACGACCGCGTCCACCGGGACGAGCACGGCGTCCTCCGCCGATTCCGTCACGATCTTGACCGAGCCGGACATGCCGGCCAGCACGCCGTCCAGACGGCTCAAGCGGATCGTCACCGGGTACGAGGCGACGCCGTTGCTGGACGTGCCTTCGCGCGCGATTTCCGCAATCTCGCCCTCGAACGTCTCGTCCGGCAGCGCGTTCAGCACGATTTCCGCCGTCTGCCCCGCCTTCAGCTTGGGCACGTCGAGCTCATCCGCGTTCATCGTGAACGACAGCTCGCTGTAATCAGTGAGCGTCACGGCTTCGACGCTGCCGTTCAGCTCCTGCCCGGCCTCGACCGCGACCGCCGTCACCGTGCCTGCCGCCGGAGCGACGACTTTGCTTGCGGCATTCTGCTCCTCCCGCAGATCGGCGATCTCCGCCTCGAGCTGCTCCAGCGACAGCTTGGCGCTGTCGATCTGCAGCATCAGCTCGTCCTGTTTGTCCTCGTCGCTCTCCTGCCAATACTGCCTCTTGAGCTGCTGCAGCGACAGCTCCTGCTTCTCCTGCTCCAGCTGCTTCTGGCGGATGGCGAGCGCATTGTCCTTTTTCTCCAAGGTCAGCAGCGTCTGCCCGGCCTTCACCTCGTCGCCTTCCTTGACGAGCACCTCCTCGACGACGCCCTGACGGATGCTCCGTACGGCCGTCGCTTCCGCCGCGGCCACCGTGCCGCTGCCGGATACGCTCGACTCGATGCCGCCTTGCGTCGCCTGCACGGTCCGAGCCGTCGCCGCTGCCGCTGCCGGAGCCTCATCCTGGGAACGATAGGCGTAATACGCATACCCGCTCCCCGCCAGGATCAGCACTCCGAGCATCAGAATCCATTTTCTCACTTCGCCACTCCTCCCCTTCTTCACCACGGGAAGCGTAGCATAACGAAATGAACCGAAAATGAACATAAAAAAAGAGCCCCAGCAACCGGCGCTCCACTCCCTTTATCTCTGTCGGCCTCCAGCACCGCGCCTGCGAGAGGCGCTGTCCGTCAGCCCTGCAACTGATTAAGCCAACGTCGCTTCGACGTCCTCGATGGCGACTTCTTCCTCGGCCTTGTAGCTGTCTTCCTCCGAAGCGGCAGCCGCGGCGACATGCACTTCCTCCGCCTCGGACGGCTCGCGCAGCAACGGCAGGACGATCGGCTCCAGCGGCTCCTGAGCCGGCTCGGCCATCTCCGTCCGGCGAATGTCCGCGCCGAGCGCGGCCAGCTTGCCGGCGATGTCGACGTAGCCGCGATCCACATGATGCAGGCCGCCGACCTCCGTCTCGCCATCGGCGACGAGTCCGGCGCAGATAAGCGCCGCTCCGGCCCGCAGGTCGGTGGCCGTTACCTTGGCGCCGTACAGCGGCACGCCGCCGGTGATGATGGCCGAACGGCCCTCTACCTTGATATTGGCGTTCATCTTGCGGAATTCGTCCACATGCATGAAGCGGTTTTCGAACACCGTTTCCGTGACGACCGAGGTGCCTTCGGATACGAGCAGCAGCGCCATCATCTGAGACTGCATGTCGGTCGGGAAGCCCGGATGCGGGAGCGTCTTCACGTCGACGCCGCGCAGCGGACGGTCTGCGGTGACGCGGATGCCGGTATCTTCTTCGGTCAGCTGCACACCCATTTCCTGCAGCTTGGCGATGACCGGACCGAGATGGTCGCTGATGGCGCCTTCGACGAAGACGTCGCCGCCCGTGATCGCAGCCGCGATCAGGAACGTGCCGGCCTCGACGCGGTCGGGGATGACGTGATGGCGCGCGCCGACCAGCCGATCGACGCCCTCGATACGGATCATGCCCGTGCCGGCGCCGCGAACGCGCGCGCCCATGGCGTTGAGATAGTTCGCCAGATCGACGATTTCCGGTTCCTTGGCGGCATTCTCCAGCGTCGTCGTGCCCTCGGCGAGAGCCGCGGCCATCATGATGTTCTCCGTCGCCCCTACGCTGGCCACATCCAGGTAGATTTTGGCGCCCTTCAGACGGCCCGGTGCCGATGCTTCCACGAAGCCCTGTCCGATCGTAATCTCGGCTCCCATCGCTTCGAAGCCTTTGAGATGCTGGTCGATGGGACGCGTGCCGATGGCGCAGCCGCCAGGCATCGAGATGCGCACCTTGCCGAGGCGGGCGAGCAGCGGACCCATGACGAGGAACGAAGCCCTCATCTTGCTGACCCATTCATAGGGAGCCTCGCACGAGTCCAGGCGCTCGGCCGAGATCGTCATGCGGTCTTCTCCGATGACCGCTTCAGCCCCGAGCGTCTCCAGCACCTGACGGATCGTCAGGACATCATCAAGAAGGGGAACGTCGCAGATGACGCTTTCTCCTTCCGTGGCGAGCAGGGAGGCGGCCAAAATCGGCAGCACCGCGTTCTTCGCTCCGTGAACGCGCACCGTTCCCTCCAGCCTGCGGCCCCCTCTAACGACAATTTTGCTCATATACCGTTCCCTCCGGACGCTGCATTTTCTTCATGCATTTCTTCTATTTGGATCAGGATTAAAGGTTCGATTACAGTGACGGGCGTTGCTGATTCCGAGATGGAATTCAGAGGGAATTCGGGTCAAAAGGACAAGTATAACCCAGAATACCACAGACCATATTAACACTCGTCAACAGAAATCGACAAGGTTTAATTTGCAGCATGCCGCTCACGGCTCATTTCGCCGAACAAAATCGAATGATGTCGCTGCAGCTTATAGCATTCGGGAGCTGCTTTTCTTTTCGGACCGTCTTTTGAGCCTAGTGTCTGCATTCGACCCGCCGCTTATGCGACAGCCGATGCCGACAACGGCTGGAAAGGCTCTTTAGATCAGCTTGAGCACATTCGTCCAGGACCAATAGTCGAGGATGAAGCGGGCGAATAAATGGCCGAGGATGACGGCCAGCACCGCGATCAGCACGCGGGCCCTCGGGCTGCGCGGATGCTTGAACCAATGGTCGAGCTTCAGCTCCTGCAGGAGGTACCAGGCCAGCAGGATGCTGCAGATCGTGATGACGATGGAGAAAAGGCCGACGAGGCCGATCGAGGAGAACGCCTCTCCGATTCCCTGATTGCTGTTCATTTAATAACCCCGATTCCATACCGATAAACGGTAAAATATGCATCTTGACAAAACGATCGATAATGAACTAACGCCCGCGACCGAAGCCTCAACATGCAGCCTAGTTGCATCCTTCTCCATGTCCATCTCCTACATCCGCTCTTCCTAAGTCATCGGCAGCGGACAACGGTTCTTGAAGTCGGGCTCAGCCGCGCTCTACGGTCAGCGTATAAAAGCCTTCCGGCGGCGCATACGGAGGCTCCGCGGCATCCCAGACGCGCACGTAATAGGTGCCTGGCGTCACTTGGATCGAAGCGGAGGCTTCCGCCGCCCCCTCTCCCGCTTCGTCCACGGCCGTCTCCGGCGAACCCGCTCGACGGTAGGCGAAGGCAGCATCCATGCGCATCGTGCCCGGCTCCACTTGGAGGCGGAGCTTGCCCGCTTTTTTCACCTGAATCTTGTACCAGTCGAGGTCGTCCGTTTCATGAAATCCCGCTTTCAAGCTCTGGCTGCGGTCCGCGAGCGCGGTCGCCTCCTCGGCTCGGCCATTGGGCTCCCCGTCGTCCGGACGCATGGAAAAGACGCTGCTGAGCAAATAAGGGGCGGCTTTTGGCGCCCCTGCTCCCTGCAGCTGCAGGCGCAGGCGATTGGCTCCCTTCTTGACGCGCCAGACGACGACGTTGTTGCTCGCTTCCAGCTTTTTTTCGACCGATCCTTCGGCCTGCTCCAGCAGGAGGCCGAGCTTCGCGGGAGCCTGGCCAGGCGAGAGAAGCTGCTGCAGCCGCAGCTTGACGCTGCCGTCATGCGGGCAGTCCAGCACGAACCAGTCGCGATCGGCACCACCTGCCAGCACCGCGGACAGCTGCTTGCCGAGCGGCAGCGAGGCCGCTTGCCCGCGGCCGTCGTTCGGCTCATGCGGATCGGCCTTGTAGCGGCTGGAGAGCGCTTGCTCCATCCGCAGCAAGCCATAGCCCGTAGCCGGATCGAAGCCGGCGGGCGGCGTATCCTTCGTCGTCTGGCGAAGATAGGAACGAATTTCATAAGGCTTGAGCTTCGGATATTTGCTCCACAGCAGGGCAGCCGCGGCGGCTGCCTGCGGAGCGGCCATGGACGTTCCCTCCTCGAAGCGGTAGCCGCCGCCGAGCTGCGCCGTAAAAACGCGCCAAGACCCGGCGACATCGATCTCGCTCCCTTTGCTTGACCGCCGCTCCGGAGAGCCGTCCGCAGCGACGCCGCCGACGGCGAGCACGGTCGGATAGGCGGCCGGGTATTTCACCGTCGTCTTGCTGCCGAACCGCAGGGAGTCGTTGCCCGCAGCCGCGACGAGCAGCACGCCCTTCCGCTCGGCTTGGCCCACGATGTCGGCCATATAGGCCGAGGAGTGGTACAATCCGACGGACAGCACGATGATGCGCGCTCCTTTGTCCAGCGCTTTGCGGATCGCTTCGCCCAACCCCCGCTCCTCCGCATAGCCGTTCTCGTCGAGGGCCTTCACCGGCAGCAGCTTCGCCTGCGGAAGCAGCGCCGCCACGACCCCGGCGACGCTCGTGCCGTGACCGTTGTCGTCCTGCGGCGGCTTGCCGGGCTGCAGCAGGTTCGCCCCCGGCAGCAGCCGTCCCTTGAGCGCCGGATGCTGGAGATCGACGCCCGTGTCGACGATCGCGACCGTCATGCCGCTCGATTTCTTTCGATCGGCCAAAGCCTCCAGCGCTCCGATCTGCCGGAGATAAGCCTGCTGCTCTTTTTGCGCCGCACCGCCAGCCTGCGCAGCCGCTGCGACCGTCAGCCGAGAGGCGGGCTCCGGCGCGCTCCGCGCGTCAAGCACCCGAACCGGTTCGTTCGGGTGCGCAGGTCCGGCGACGAGCACGGACGCCAGAAAAACGGCCGCCGCCGCGGCGGCCAGCCGCTTGCGGCGATGACTCGCCGCGAGAATGAGCCGTCTTTTCATGAGCCTCAAATCCTTTGCTCTGTATCTATCCTATGACAAACCCGCGCTTCTATCCCTTCGCGCCTGCGGAGAAATCCATTCTTTACTCTTTCGCTTTCGCAGGGGCGATTCCCTCCCTGCGTGCCGCAACGAGCGGGCTTCCAGTCGACTGAGCCGGACGCGGACAAACCGAAGCAAGCCCCTGCGCTCAGGAGCGCAGGGGCTGCAGCGGCAATCGTCATGCGATGAATCAGCCGAGGAACTTTTCCAGCATCCAGCGATGCTTGTCCAGCTGCTCGACCATACCCGTCAAGATGTCCGCCGTCGCAGCATCGTCTTCTTGCTCCGCCGCTTCGGCCGCTTCCTTCATCTCCGAGGCGATCGTGCCGAAATCGTCGATGACGGCGCGCACCATCGCGTCCGCATCTTCCTTTTCCGTCGCTTCCTTGATCGAAGACAGGGACAGCATGCCCTTCATCGTCGACACCGGCTTTCCGCCGATCGCGATCAAGCGCTCCGCCGCTTCGTCGAACATGAGGGTGACGGCGTTGTAGAGCTCCTCGAATTTGACATGCAGCGTATAGAAGTTCGGTCCGGTCACGTTCCAGTGGAACGAATGAAGCTTCATATAAAGGACGCCGAGCGTAGCGACTTGCTTGTTCAGTCCCTCCTGCGTTTTGGCGGTCCCTTTCGCGGTACGGCTGGCAGATGAAGTAGCCATCGTTGTGATCCCCTTTCTTCATGTGGCGATAGACTGCATATGCGGTGCTGTTGCTGATTGCTGAACGTCTCTACTGCTTGTTTACCCTCGTCCGCGAAGAAGCAAACAGCGCGGAGAATCCCCTACAGGTTGCGCCTGCGCCTGCCCGCTTATGCGGCGGAAGCCCTTTTTCCAGCATTGCGCCATTCGCACAATTCTCCTCCGCCCGCCCTTCATAAGGTAAGGGGAGGTGACACGAATGCCATCCGTGAAAAAATACGTGAAACGATACAAATCCCGCTCCCTCTGGGGCAAGCTGAAGGTCGGCCGCATGCTGGAAAAGGATCCCGCGACAGCTTCCATGGTTCCGGCCGCGAAGGCTTTTTCGCTCAAGCAGCTGATCCGCATGGCGTCCCGCTATGACATGCTGTACATCAAGCCCAATATCGGATCGCTCGGCATGGGCGTCCATCGCCTGCGCCGCGTCGCAGACGATCGATACGAGCTTGCCTCGGTCATAACCCGCAAGCAGACGATGCGCAGCTTTCGCACGCTGGGAGCCGTCTACCGCCATCTGAAGCGGACTAAATCCAGCCGCAAGCTGCTGATCCAGCGCGGCATTCCGCTCGATCAGGTGGACGGCAGGCCTTACGATCTGCGTGCGATGGTCCAGCGCCGGCCGAAAGGCCCCTGGACGTGCACCGCCTTCACCGCCAAGCTCGCTTCTCCATCCAAGATCGTGACGAACGTCCACCAAGGAGCGAAGCTCGTCATGCTGCCCACTCTCTGGGAAATGCAAGGCTTAACCGCCTCCGCCGCCAAGGCGAATACTGACCTCATCGAGCGCAAGGCGCTGACGGTCAGCCGCTCCCTGTCTCGCCGTTACAAGGGCATGCATGAGATGGGCATCGACTTCGCCATCGACCGTTCCAAGAAGCTGTGGGTGCTCGAGGTCAATACGAATCATCCGCAGTTCCGTCCGGTGAAGAAGCTTGATCGGGCTGCCTACAATCGGATGGCGAGCTTCGCCCGCAGCTACGGACGCTACGACGACTAGCCGCAGTTGACGAGCCGAGCCGGCTTTCAATGCCCGGGGCAGCCCGGGTTTTCCTGCTTTCTTTTTTTGCGGTTGGGTAATGCTTGTATACGAACGACCCGGCAGGCATCCTATCCGATTTAGAAAGGGGAAATTGGAGATGGCGGAAGCGAGTCA encodes:
- a CDS encoding YheC/YheD family protein yields the protein MPSVKKYVKRYKSRSLWGKLKVGRMLEKDPATASMVPAAKAFSLKQLIRMASRYDMLYIKPNIGSLGMGVHRLRRVADDRYELASVITRKQTMRSFRTLGAVYRHLKRTKSSRKLLIQRGIPLDQVDGRPYDLRAMVQRRPKGPWTCTAFTAKLASPSKIVTNVHQGAKLVMLPTLWEMQGLTASAAKANTDLIERKALTVSRSLSRRYKGMHEMGIDFAIDRSKKLWVLEVNTNHPQFRPVKKLDRAAYNRMASFARSYGRYDD